The following DNA comes from Terriglobales bacterium.
AGTTGCGGGGCATCATCGGGAAGCCTCCAGGCTCGGCCGCAGGTTCGCGATGCTCGCTCCAATCGCGCTGGCAATTGCCTGCTGGTACACCGCCGACGTCAGTCCCTGCACCGAATCCTGCGGCGGGGCAACTTCGATCGCTACCGCCGGTTTCGCGATATTTCGCAGCGGCCTCAAACTGGCTTCCAGCGGCGAGCCACGGATACGCCGCGTTTCGAGCTCCGTTATCAGGCTTGCAGCCACCGTGTGGCTTAGGTCCAGATATTTCGCCTGTGCCAGGTTCCACGGCAGGAATCCGTGATCCGGCAGATGGATTGGCGAACTGAATCGTGCCGTAAAGAGCCGTACGCCGGTGCCGAGTGTATCGGCATGCACGGCGATATAGAGTCCCGCACGCGAGGTGTTGGCTGCGATTGCGCGCTGATCGATAGTTAGGTTCGTATCGCTGTCTCGCAGTAGGATCCCCGAAATCCCGCGCTGTTCCAGGTCTGCGCGGATGCGACGCGCGATGGCAAGGGCAACATCTTTTTCAAACAGTCCGCCCCCAAGCGCAGCGCCGGGATCATTGCCACCGTGCGCCGGATCGATGACCACCACGAACCTCGGTGCCGAAGGAGCGGCCGGACCTGTCGGCGCTGGAGCGGTCGGAGTCGGCGTCGCAGCCGTGCCCGGTTGAATTGGAATTGCTGCCTGCGGCGGAGCACTCTGGGCAACGGTCGGTGGTGGCGTCAGCGTGATCGTTTTGTTTCCATCGCTGAAGGTCACCAGCACGGAGCTACTGGTATTGAATGTCAATTCAGCAGCGCCGTTGATTTCCGTGAACAGAACCCGTGAAATGGTCGCATCATCGAGCGACATTGGATTCTGTGCTGCCGGCACCAGCGGTTCGCGCGTGAACGTCAGCCGAACTCGCCCTGATTCGGTCGCCACGCTGGGGTTCACCGCAGAAGAGAAGTGCACCACCACCTTCGGCGGATTCCCCTTCTGCACCTCAACCGTGTACGTCGTCGAAACATCCGAGACAAACAGCCGGCGTGCATACTCATGCAGATCTGCTTTTAGTCCGGTGAACTGGGTCACCAGCAACGGTGCTGCGGCGACCGGCACATATCCACGCTGGTTCTGGCTCCAGAATGGTCCACTCAAGGTAATTTTCTTACCCCGCAGCTTGACTTCATTCGATCCGTCCGAGAATTCCGCCTCCACCTTCTTTCCGCCAGCTTGCGTTCGCAGCTTCCACTTCTTTCCATCGCGCTCCAGAGTCGTTTGACCGAACGGATCAAACAAATCCGTCACGCTGACGTATTCACGTCCATCGCGGTCCACCACCGGGGCGGAGAAAGTCAGTTGTGGCGTGAAGACTGCCAGCCGGTTTTCTTCGGCGGCAGGCGCCAGTGCCAGCAGAAGCAGCACGAGCCAGGCAATCAATTGTGGCCGATGTCTCAAACCGAAAGTTTAACAGCGTTACGCTTCCGCGGATTCCACCGTTTTGCGTATCCGCGACTTGCGCAGCCAGAGATTCAAGAGCCACGGACGCAATGTGCTCCACGTTTCATACTGCGTTGAAGGAAGGAACTCCTCCGGAAGCGAATTCACGTATTGCTTGATCAGCGGATCGATTCCAAACCTCTTCAGATCGCCGACAGCGATTCCGTTTGCCACCGGCACGGCAGTACCCGCCGTCGTCTTCGGTCGAAACCGAATGTCCTTCGGCAGCCGGTCCTTCATCGCCACCCGCAACAGCTCTTTATCCACACACCACGGAATCGGAGGTATCCCCAGCAGGAACTTCAACACCCGCAGGTCAAACATCGGATGCCGAACTTCCAGCGGAACTCCCGTGAACCCCGCCTCCTGCAACCAGAACAGTTGCTCCCACCCCGGAGACATCAAGACTCGGTATGCCTCCGGACGCATCGTCTCAGGCACTCTTGTCAACCGATGTGCCTCAACCCACCGTTCTTCCAGATCGCATTGCTTCACAAACTCCGGATTCAACCACCCGGGAATGCGACCCGGATCGGGATCGCCTTTACGCCGTAGCGCCGTCCGCAAACCTACATTCGGCAACTTGCCATGCCTGAGCACATACAACAGGGAAGAAGCCAGCAGGGAAATCGCCTTCGCCGATCGTAGCGACTTCCTCACAAACTCCGCCGACGGATACAATCCCGGATCCCCTCCATACCCGCTCAGCGCCGCCGGGCTAAACTCCGCAACCTTGCTGAAGAAGTCGTTTCCACTTTGGGGAAACAAATCCATGCTGGGTTCAGGCTTCCGATGCGGCAACTCGTCCCATCCGGCAAACGGCTGATACGCCTCTTGATGATGTTGAACCAGAGGGATTCCAAGCGCATCGGCCGCGATCTTCGAGAACCGCTTCTCCGGGTCCGGCCCATTCGCTTCCGAGATGAGCGTGAAAGCCGCCACATCACGGCCCTGTGCCTTCGCCAGTGCCGCAACGGAAGTCGAATCTAGGCCGCCGCTCATCATTACGGCCACGCGTGCGTGATCACGAACTCGATCTTGAACGGCAACCTTCAGCAGCTCGACATAGTGTTCAACGTATTCGGAAGAACTCCTGAACCGTGTCACGCAATCCGTAGGAAGTGTCCAGTAGCGCTCAAGCTTCAAGCCACGGTTCAGGGTTAAAAGGTGCGCCGGAGGCAATCGCAGGACATCGCGATAACTCGTTGCGCTCGTATCCTGTATGTGATCGAACAACAGGAAGTCCGCCAGGGCGATCTCGTTCAACTCGTCCGAGACCTCCGGATGTGCGATGACACATTCGATCGTGTTGCTGATGATCAGCGCCGACTTCGTTACCGCGTAGAAAAGAGGTTTGATCCCGAAGTGGTCGCGTGCGCAGAGAAGCTCATTCCTCTTCGAATCGAAGACTAC
Coding sequences within:
- a CDS encoding N-acetylmuramoyl-L-alanine amidase → MIAWLVLLLLALAPAAEENRLAVFTPQLTFSAPVVDRDGREYVSVTDLFDPFGQTTLERDGKKWKLRTQAGGKKVEAEFSDGSNEVKLRGKKITLSGPFWSQNQRGYVPVAAAPLLVTQFTGLKADLHEYARRLFVSDVSTTYTVEVQKGNPPKVVVHFSSAVNPSVATESGRVRLTFTREPLVPAAQNPMSLDDATISRVLFTEINGAAELTFNTSSSVLVTFSDGNKTITLTPPPTVAQSAPPQAAIPIQPGTAATPTPTAPAPTGPAAPSAPRFVVVIDPAHGGNDPGAALGGGLFEKDVALAIARRIRADLEQRGISGILLRDSDTNLTIDQRAIAANTSRAGLYIAVHADTLGTGVRLFTARFSSPIHLPDHGFLPWNLAQAKYLDLSHTVAASLITELETRRIRGSPLEASLRPLRNIAKPAVAIEVAPPQDSVQGLTSAVYQQAIASAIGASIANLRPSLEASR
- a CDS encoding asparagine synthase-related protein translates to MNGFLAVINLDGSAVDRDVLARMSKEMQARACVRQETWVNGEAGFAVGWPDASTREVAVSGEITVLGDIRLDARQEIGVGAGELSDARVIAEAYRKWERGCVGHLLGDFAFVVFDSKRNELLCARDHFGIKPLFYAVTKSALIISNTIECVIAHPEVSDELNEIALADFLLFDHIQDTSATSYRDVLRLPPAHLLTLNRGLKLERYWTLPTDCVTRFRSSSEYVEHYVELLKVAVQDRVRDHARVAVMMSGGLDSTSVAALAKAQGRDVAAFTLISEANGPDPEKRFSKIAADALGIPLVQHHQEAYQPFAGWDELPHRKPEPSMDLFPQSGNDFFSKVAEFSPAALSGYGGDPGLYPSAEFVRKSLRSAKAISLLASSLLYVLRHGKLPNVGLRTALRRKGDPDPGRIPGWLNPEFVKQCDLEERWVEAHRLTRVPETMRPEAYRVLMSPGWEQLFWLQEAGFTGVPLEVRHPMFDLRVLKFLLGIPPIPWCVDKELLRVAMKDRLPKDIRFRPKTTAGTAVPVANGIAVGDLKRFGIDPLIKQYVNSLPEEFLPSTQYETWSTLRPWLLNLWLRKSRIRKTVESAEA